A stretch of the Sulfuritortus calidifontis genome encodes the following:
- a CDS encoding FecR family protein: MKHARIWNLVLGASLLLFAALAQAAVSQIHALGGAVSITYPGQPARPAQQGDKLVDGTAIATGEKSFALLRFADGQLVALKSNSEFKIEQYRYPPRNGENSVIALSASKGGLRAITGLIGKKNPDGFKLETPAATIGIRGTGFDVILGSTYVRVNEGRVGISNPAGVLQVGAGQFAAVASAQTAPAPTMLGALPAAVRAGFQEIEQIPLPALPGAGGLAPLPLPQLLPPPPPPPAPPPPPPPPPPPAPKAPPPPPQKGPVDGTED; encoded by the coding sequence ATGAAACACGCGCGCATCTGGAACCTGGTGCTTGGCGCCTCTCTGTTGCTGTTCGCCGCGCTGGCCCAGGCCGCCGTCAGCCAGATCCATGCCCTGGGCGGCGCGGTTTCCATCACCTACCCCGGCCAGCCGGCGCGCCCGGCGCAACAGGGCGACAAGCTGGTGGACGGCACGGCCATCGCCACTGGCGAGAAAAGCTTTGCCCTGCTGCGCTTCGCCGACGGCCAGCTCGTCGCGCTCAAATCCAACAGCGAGTTCAAGATCGAGCAATACCGCTACCCGCCCAGGAATGGGGAGAACAGCGTCATCGCCCTGTCCGCCAGCAAGGGCGGCCTGCGCGCCATCACCGGCCTGATCGGCAAGAAGAACCCGGACGGCTTCAAGCTGGAAACCCCCGCCGCCACCATCGGCATTCGCGGCACCGGCTTCGATGTCATCCTCGGCAGCACTTATGTGCGGGTGAACGAGGGCCGGGTCGGCATCAGCAACCCGGCCGGCGTGCTGCAAGTCGGTGCGGGCCAGTTCGCGGCCGTCGCCTCGGCGCAGACGGCGCCGGCACCGACCATGCTGGGCGCGCTGCCGGCCGCGGTGCGGGCCGGCTTCCAGGAGATCGAGCAGATTCCGCTGCCGGCGCTGCCGGGGGCGGGCGGCCTGGCACCGCTGCCGCTGCCGCAACTTCTGCCGCCACCGCCGCCGCCCCCAGCGCCACCACCGCCGCCACCGCCGCCACCGCCGCCGGCACCCAAGGCGCCGCCACCGCCGCCGCAGAAGGGGCCAGTGGACGGGACAGAAGACTAG
- a CDS encoding surface lipoprotein assembly modifier, with product MAASCFAGQAMGQEKAKTDPPAERSFETTPTVEQVQQAVLDEAAAAVDDYRKLAAQLLALGLHQEAYDLLAENLKKNPNDVETPFLMGVALTELDRPDEAIPIFEQLLRENPNLPRVRLELARAYNANAQFEKARAEFRAVKALNPPAAVGENIDKYLAAMDAQRFWSARVSLGFVHDDNVNAGPSSSSILAFGVPFTLNNASLPRHDSGWNVSASINHVYPRSRRFAWQTTAAYSRTDYTNVSDFDSDNISVSTGPTWKLPKYVVSAPVVLDHMRLGGDRYSTAWGLAPQVQYPLNERMLLEGGATVQTREYFNTATATTRSDRNGGVYAANAGLRYSLDETSFIQAGYRLTREDTRQAYLDFTGHSVFATYFKGLPHGLTLVVQPSIARNAYDEKEAAFPEATRKDVIYTVNINLAKELDKKGLSLALGYTYTKSDSNLALYSYDRNQVTLQLVGVF from the coding sequence ATGGCGGCATCCTGCTTCGCAGGACAGGCCATGGGGCAGGAGAAGGCCAAGACCGACCCGCCGGCCGAGCGCAGCTTCGAGACCACGCCGACCGTCGAACAGGTGCAGCAGGCGGTGCTGGACGAGGCCGCCGCCGCGGTGGACGACTACCGCAAGCTGGCCGCCCAGCTTCTCGCCCTGGGCCTGCACCAGGAGGCCTATGACCTCTTGGCCGAGAACCTGAAAAAGAATCCGAACGACGTCGAGACCCCCTTCCTCATGGGCGTGGCGCTGACCGAGCTGGACCGGCCGGACGAGGCGATTCCCATCTTCGAACAGTTGCTCAGGGAAAACCCCAACCTGCCGCGCGTGCGCCTGGAGCTGGCGCGGGCCTACAACGCCAATGCCCAGTTCGAAAAGGCACGGGCCGAATTCCGCGCGGTGAAGGCGCTTAACCCGCCGGCCGCGGTGGGCGAGAACATCGACAAGTATCTGGCTGCCATGGATGCCCAGCGCTTCTGGAGCGCCCGGGTATCCCTCGGCTTCGTCCACGACGACAACGTCAACGCCGGCCCGTCCAGTTCTTCGATTCTGGCCTTCGGCGTGCCCTTCACCCTGAATAACGCCTCGTTGCCGCGCCATGACAGCGGCTGGAACGTCTCGGCCTCGATCAACCATGTCTATCCACGCTCACGGCGCTTTGCCTGGCAGACCACGGCGGCCTACTCTCGAACCGACTACACCAACGTCTCCGATTTTGACTCGGACAACATCTCCGTCTCCACCGGCCCGACCTGGAAGCTGCCCAAATATGTGGTCTCGGCACCCGTGGTCTTGGACCACATGCGCCTGGGCGGCGACCGCTACAGCACGGCCTGGGGCCTGGCGCCGCAGGTGCAGTATCCGCTGAACGAGCGCATGCTGCTGGAGGGCGGCGCCACCGTGCAGACCCGCGAGTACTTCAACACGGCCACGGCGACCACGCGCAGCGACCGCAACGGCGGCGTCTACGCGGCCAATGCCGGGCTGCGCTACAGCTTGGACGAGACCAGCTTCATCCAGGCCGGCTATCGCCTCACCCGCGAGGACACCCGCCAGGCCTATCTCGATTTCACCGGCCACAGCGTGTTCGCCACCTACTTCAAGGGCCTGCCCCACGGCCTGACCCTGGTGGTGCAGCCCTCGATTGCGCGTAACGCCTACGATGAGAAGGAGGCGGCCTTTCCCGAGGCCACGCGCAAGGATGTGATCTATACCGTCAACATCAATCTGGCCAAGGAGCTGGACAAAAAAGGCCTCAGCCTGGCCCTGGGCTACACCTACACCAAGTCCGATTCGAACCTCGCGCTCTACAGCTATGACCGCAATCAGGTGACCTTGCAGTTGGTGGGGGTGTTCTGA
- a CDS encoding efflux RND transporter permease subunit: protein MIARLIHWSIANRFLVLLATLIASAAGVVAVLKTPLDALPDLSDVQVIVRASYPGQAPQVVEDQVTYPLTTTMLSVPGAKAVRGYSLFGDSYVYILFDDKTDLYWARSRVLEYLNTAAQRLPEGVRPAIGPDATGVGWIYEYALVDKSGKHDLAQLRSIQDWFLKYELQALPNVSEVATIGGMVKQYQILIDPDRLRALGIPLGQVMSAVQQANRETGGSIVELAEAEYMVRASGYLQSVADFEKIPVKLGEAGTPVFLRDVARIQLGPEMRRGVAELDGQGEVVGGVIVMRYGANAMTTIESVKAKLETLKKGLPEGVEIVPVYDRSALIERSVKTLSHKLVEEFIVVALVCLAFLFHLRSSFVAIVSLPLGVLIAFIVMRSQGINANIMSLGGIAIAIGAMVDAAIVMIENAHKHLEAWRQERPGQEPSSAEYFELAGRAAAEVGPALFFSLLIITVSFLPVFTLEAQEGRLFAPLAYTKTYAMAAAAGLAVTLVPVLMGWFIRGRIRPEEANPLNRWLIHGYRPLIARALAAPKALLAIAAGLLLLTAYPYLRIGAEFIPPLDEGDLLYMPTSLPGLAPAKAAEILQLSDRMMKTVPEVKSVFGKVGSAESATDPAPMTMIETTIQLKDPSEWRPGMTLDKIIAELNSRVQIPSFANYWTQPIRTRLDMLATGIKSPVGVKIAGPDLKVIERIGTEVETVLKRLPGTASAFSERVSAGRYLNVLIDREAAARYGLNITDVQDLIAMAIGGERVTETVEGLERYPVQIRFPRELRDSLEKLGQLPIVTAMGANVPLSAIARLEIADGPPMLKSENARPNGWVYVDLKDTDLGSYVRRAQQAVAEQVKLPPGYSIAWSGQFEYLERAEARLLLVVPLTLVIIFVLLYLTFRNLWQPLLIMASLPFALIGGYWLLYLLGFNMSVAVAVGFIALAGVAAEFGVVMLIYLDHAVAQRRAAGRLNSRADLIEAIMAGAVLRVRPKAMTVAVIMAGLLPIMLGSGAGSEVMQRIAAPMVGGMVTAPLLSMFVIPVAYLLWVGRGLGK from the coding sequence ATGATCGCCCGGCTCATCCACTGGTCCATCGCCAACCGCTTTCTGGTTCTGCTCGCCACCCTGATCGCCAGCGCGGCCGGCGTGGTCGCGGTGCTGAAAACGCCGCTCGATGCCCTGCCCGATCTGTCCGACGTGCAGGTCATCGTCCGCGCCTCCTATCCCGGCCAGGCGCCGCAGGTGGTCGAGGACCAGGTGACCTATCCGCTCACCACCACCATGCTCTCGGTGCCGGGGGCCAAGGCCGTGCGCGGCTATTCCCTGTTCGGCGACTCCTACGTCTACATCCTGTTCGACGACAAGACCGACCTCTACTGGGCGCGCTCGCGGGTGCTGGAATACCTGAACACCGCGGCGCAGCGCCTGCCCGAGGGCGTGCGGCCGGCGATCGGGCCGGACGCCACCGGGGTCGGCTGGATCTACGAATACGCCCTGGTCGACAAGAGCGGCAAGCACGACCTGGCGCAACTGCGCTCGATCCAGGATTGGTTCCTCAAGTACGAGCTGCAGGCCCTGCCCAACGTTTCCGAGGTGGCCACCATCGGCGGCATGGTCAAGCAGTATCAAATCCTGATCGACCCCGACCGTCTGCGCGCCCTCGGCATCCCGCTCGGCCAGGTAATGAGCGCGGTGCAGCAGGCCAACCGCGAGACCGGCGGCTCCATCGTCGAGCTGGCCGAGGCGGAATACATGGTGCGCGCCAGCGGCTATCTGCAATCGGTCGCCGACTTCGAGAAGATCCCGGTCAAGCTGGGCGAGGCCGGCACCCCGGTGTTCCTGCGCGACGTCGCCCGCATCCAGCTCGGACCCGAGATGCGCCGCGGCGTGGCCGAACTCGACGGCCAGGGCGAGGTGGTCGGCGGCGTCATCGTCATGCGCTACGGCGCCAACGCCATGACCACCATCGAGTCGGTGAAGGCCAAGCTGGAGACCCTGAAAAAAGGCCTGCCCGAGGGCGTGGAGATCGTGCCGGTCTACGACCGCTCGGCGCTGATCGAACGCTCGGTTAAGACCCTGTCGCACAAGCTGGTCGAGGAATTCATCGTGGTCGCCCTGGTCTGCCTGGCCTTCCTCTTTCACCTGCGCTCGTCCTTCGTCGCCATCGTCTCGCTGCCGCTGGGGGTGCTCATCGCCTTCATCGTCATGCGCAGCCAGGGCATCAACGCCAACATCATGTCGCTCGGCGGCATCGCCATCGCCATCGGCGCCATGGTCGACGCCGCCATCGTCATGATCGAGAACGCGCACAAGCACCTGGAGGCCTGGCGCCAGGAACGGCCCGGACAGGAACCGAGCTCGGCGGAGTATTTCGAGCTGGCCGGCCGCGCCGCCGCCGAAGTCGGCCCCGCCCTGTTCTTCAGCCTGCTCATCATCACCGTCAGCTTCCTGCCGGTGTTCACCCTGGAGGCGCAGGAAGGCCGGCTGTTCGCACCGCTGGCCTACACCAAGACCTATGCCATGGCCGCCGCCGCCGGCCTGGCGGTGACCCTGGTGCCGGTGCTGATGGGCTGGTTCATCCGCGGCCGCATTCGGCCGGAAGAGGCCAACCCGCTCAACCGCTGGCTGATCCACGGCTACCGGCCGCTGATCGCCCGCGCCCTTGCGGCGCCGAAGGCGCTGCTGGCCATCGCGGCGGGGCTGCTGCTGCTCACCGCTTACCCCTACCTGCGCATCGGCGCCGAGTTCATCCCGCCGCTGGACGAGGGCGACCTGCTCTACATGCCGACCTCCCTGCCCGGCCTGGCGCCGGCCAAGGCGGCGGAGATCCTGCAGTTGTCGGACCGGATGATGAAGACCGTGCCCGAGGTGAAAAGCGTGTTCGGCAAGGTCGGCAGCGCCGAGAGCGCAACCGACCCGGCGCCGATGACCATGATCGAGACCACCATCCAGTTGAAGGACCCGTCCGAGTGGCGGCCGGGCATGACCCTGGACAAGATCATCGCGGAGTTGAATAGCCGGGTGCAGATTCCCAGCTTCGCCAATTACTGGACCCAGCCCATCCGCACCCGGCTGGACATGCTGGCCACCGGCATCAAGAGCCCAGTCGGGGTGAAGATCGCCGGGCCGGACCTGAAGGTGATCGAGCGCATCGGCACCGAGGTCGAGACCGTGCTCAAGCGGCTGCCGGGCACCGCCAGCGCCTTCTCCGAGCGGGTCTCCGCCGGCCGCTATCTCAACGTCTTGATCGACCGCGAGGCGGCCGCCCGCTACGGCCTCAACATTACCGACGTGCAGGACCTGATCGCCATGGCCATCGGCGGCGAGCGCGTGACCGAGACGGTCGAAGGACTGGAGCGCTACCCGGTGCAGATCCGCTTCCCGCGCGAGCTTCGCGACAGCCTGGAAAAACTGGGGCAGCTACCCATCGTCACCGCCATGGGCGCCAACGTGCCGCTTTCGGCCATCGCACGGCTGGAGATCGCCGACGGCCCGCCCATGCTGAAAAGCGAAAACGCGCGGCCCAACGGCTGGGTCTATGTCGACCTCAAGGACACCGATCTCGGCAGCTATGTCCGCCGCGCCCAGCAGGCCGTGGCCGAACAGGTCAAGCTGCCGCCCGGCTATTCCATCGCCTGGTCCGGCCAGTTCGAATACCTGGAACGTGCCGAGGCGCGGCTGTTGCTGGTGGTGCCGCTCACCCTGGTGATCATCTTCGTCCTGCTCTACCTCACCTTCCGCAACCTCTGGCAGCCGCTCTTGATCATGGCCAGCCTGCCCTTCGCCCTGATCGGCGGCTACTGGCTCTTGTACCTGCTCGGCTTCAACATGTCGGTGGCCGTGGCCGTCGGCTTCATCGCCCTGGCCGGGGTCGCGGCCGAATTCGGCGTGGTCATGCTGATCTACCTCGACCACGCCGTGGCCCAGCGGCGGGCGGCAGGCCGGCTCAACAGCCGGGCCGACCTGATCGAGGCCATCATGGCCGGCGCCGTGCTGCGGGTGCGGCCCAAGGCGATGACCGTGGCGGTGATCATGGCCGGCCTGCTGCCGATCATGCTCGGCAGCGGCGCCGGCAGCGAGGTGATGCAGCGCATCGCCGCGCCCATGGTCGGCGGCATGGTCACCGCCCCCCTGCTGTCCATGTTCGTCATCCCGGTCGCCTACCTGCTCTGGGTCGGCCGCGGCCTGGGTAAATAA